TCCAGCATCCGGCGTTGGTCGTCCGGGAGGCGGGCCAGCTCGTCGGCGACCACCAGCCGGTCGACCACGGTGTCCGGGTCCGGACCGGTGGCGACCGGCTCGGGCAGTTGCCGGACCGTCTCCACCACCCGGGTCTCCCGGGCCGAGGCGCGCAGCCGGTCGATCACCTTGCGCCGCCCGATGCCGAGCAGCCAGCCGATCAAGGAGCCCTTGGTCGGGTCGAAGGTCTCCCGCCCCAGCCAGGCCGCCACGAAGGTGGCCTGGGTGACGTCCTCCGCGTCGCTGCGGTTGGCCAGCGTGCTGGTGGCCAGGTGCAGGACGGCCCGGCCGTACCGGTCGTACGCCTCCCGCAGGGCGGTCTCGTCGCCCGTGCGGAACCGTTGCGCCAGATCGTCCTGCGGTGGGGGATCCGGCTCCTGTCGCACCGCCGTCACCGGGCGGCTCGCCTTCCGTGGAGCATGCCCGACTGTAGCTCCCACAGCCCCCGCCCCACTTTCCCGGTCCGTGTGTCCCTGTGCTCCTGTCACCTGCTCTTCGTCGCCGGGGGCGGTTCCGGATGCGATCCGGGTGAAGAAAAAGAATTCCGTCCGGCTGCATCCGGCCGTTCGGAAGCCGGCGTATCCCGTTCTGCAAGCCAGGCCTGACGAATCAGCACCAATCACCAGGAGGCAGTCATGCAGCTCTCGAACTTCCGTCGGGTCGCCGCGGGTGGCGCGGTCGCCGCCCTGACCTTCGCCGGCGTCGGGGCCCTCACCGCGACGCCCGCCTTCGCCGCCTCGTCGAAGGTCTCCGTCGTGCACGGCATCCCGGACACCCCGGTCGACGTGTACGTCAACGGCAAGAAGACGCTGGACAACTTCAAGCCCGGCGACGTGGCCGGCCCGCTGACGCTGGAGGAGGGCGCGTACGACATCGCCCTGACCAAGCCGGGCGAGGCGCTCGACAAGGCGATCCTCTCGGTCGACGACGCCGCCGTGCCGGGCGGGGCCAACATCAGCATCGCGGCCCACCTCGACGCCTCCGGCCAGCCGAAGATCACCCCGTTCGCCAACGACGTCGCCAAGGTCGGCGCCGGCAAGGCCCGGCTGATCGTCCGGCACACCGCGGCGGCCCCGGCCGTGGACGTGCGGGCCGGCGGCAGCCCGGTCTTCGAGGACCTGACCAACCCGAACGAGGCGAAGGCCGACGTCGACGCCGGCACCGTCAAGGCCGACGTGGTGCTGGCCGGCACCGAGACCGTGGCCATCGGCCCGGCGGACCTCACCCTCAAGGAGGGCACCGCGACGATCGTGTACGCGATCGGCTCCGCCGAGGGCAAGACCCTCGACCTGGTCGCCCAGACCGTGACCGGGCTGCACTCGGCGCCGGGCGGCGTGCCCAGCGGCAGCGGTGGCCAGGCCGGCACCGGCGTGGACACCTGGTGGTACGTGCTGGCCGGCGCCGGCGCGCTGCTCCTGGTCGGCGGCGGGACGCGGGTGGCGACCGCCCGGGCCGGTCGCCGGTGACGGTGCGACACCGCGGGGCGCTGGCGGCGGTGGCCGCCGGCGTCGCCGCGCTCACCGTCGCCGGGGTGGTGGCCTGCGGTTCGCAGCCGGCCGAGGACGTCGGCGCCGAGGAGGCCGCCGCGCTGGCCGGGTCCGCCACCCCGACCCCGGCGGGCACCTCGTCGTCGGTGCCGGTCACCGCCGGTGAGCTGCCGACGGGTGAGCAGAGCGTGCCTCCGGTGCGGCTCGTCATCCCGTCGATCGACGTCACCGCCACCGTCGACCCGGTCGGGGTCAACCCGCGCACCGACGAGTTCGAGGTCCCGCCGAGCGTCGACCGGATCGGCTGGTACCGGTACGGCCCCGGGCTGGAGGCGACGGCCGGGTCGGTGGTGATCGCCGGCCACGTGGACAGCGCCGACCAGGGCAAGGGGGCCTTCTTCCGGCTGCGCGAGCTGGGCCGCGACGACACCGTCACCGTCACCGGCACGGACGGCCGGCAGCGGGCGTACCGGGTGGTGGCCCGCCAGGAGTACGACAAGTCGAAGATCCCGCTGGAGCGGTACTTCGCGCGCGACGGCAAGCTCCGGTTGACCCTGATCACCTGCGGTGGGCCGTTCGACGCGAAGACCCGCTCGTACCGGGACAACATCGTCGTCACGGCGGTGCCCGCCTGAGCCGGCGTCACCCGGGCGGGCCCGGGTGGCCGGGCCGTTCCGTCGTACCCCGGGACGGGCGGTCCGGGGGCCCGCCGTCCGGTCCGACCCTCGGACCGGACCGGCCGGGGTGGGGAGGGCGCCCTCCCCACCCCGGCGCCGGAGCCGGCGGTGGTCCGGCGTCCGGGCGGCGGCCTGCCGGTCGTTACGCTGAACGGTGATGGCATACCTGGATCACGCGGCGACGACCCCGATGCTCGACGAGGCGTTGGAGGCGTACGTCGCCACCGCTCGCGAGGTCGGCAACGCGTCGTCGCTGCACGCCGCCGGCCGGCGTGCCCGACGGCGGGTCGAGGAGTCGCGTGAGCGGGTCGCCGCCGCGCTCGGCGCCCGACCGTCCGAGGTCGTCTTCACCGGCGGCGGCACGGAGAGCGACAACCTCGCGGTCAAGGGCATCTTCTGGGCCCGGCGCGGGGCCGCGCCGGCGCGGGCGCGGGTGGTGTCCAGCGCCGTCGAGCACCACGCCGTGCTGGACGCCGTGGACTGGCTCGCTGCCCACGAGGGCGCCGAGGTGGGCTGGCTGCCGGTCGACGCGGCCGGCCGGCTGGACCCGGAACGGCTGCGCGCGGAACTGGCCGGGCACGCCGACCGGGTCGCCCTGGTGACCGCAATGTGGGCCAACAACGAGGTGGGCACCGTCCAGCCGGTGGCTGCGCTGGCCGCGGTGGCCGCCGAGCACGGGGTGCCGTTCCACACCGACGCGATCCAGGCGGTCGGCCAGGTGCCGGTCGACTTCGCCGCCAGCGGCGTCTCCGCGCTCACCGTCACCGGGCACAAGCTGGGCGGCCCGGCCGGGGTCGGCGCGCTGTTGCTGGCCCGCGACGTCGCGGCCACCCCGCTGCTGCACGGCGGCGGCCAGGAGCGCGACGTGCGCTCCGGGACCCTGGACACCGCCGGCGTCGTCGCCTTCGCGGTCGCCGTCGAGGCCGCGGTCAAGGGCCAGCAGGAGTACGCCGCGCGGGTGGCCGCGCTCCGCGACGACCTGGTCCGGCGGGTCCGCGAGGCGGTGCCCGAGGTGGTCTACAACGGCGACCCGACCGACCGGCTGCCGGGCAACGCGCACTTCTCCTTTCCCGGCTGCGAGGGAGACGCGCTGCTGCTCCTGCTCGACGCCCAGGGCATCGCCTGCTCCACCGGTTCGGCCTGCTCGGCCGGGGTGGCGCAGCCCTCGCACGTGCTCATCGCGATGGGCGCCGACCACGACCGGGCCCGCTCGTCGCTGCGCTTCACCCTCGGGCACACCAGCACTCCGGCCGAGGTCGACGCCCTCATCGCGGCGCTGCCGGCGGCCGTCGAACGCGCCCGCCGCGCCGCCGCGCTGCGCAGCCCGCGCTGACCCGTCCCACCGGTGCCGGCTGCCGGTCCCGGACGCGCGCGGGCGTGGGGGTGGTCGCAGTCGCGCGGTGGGGGAGCGGACGGCGGGGCGCGGGCGGATAGGCTCGGTGGGGTGAAGGGGGTACGGCGGTGAGGGTTCTGGCGGCCATGTCGGGCGGGGTGGACTCCGCTGTCGCGGCGGCGCGCGCGGTGGCGGCCGGGCACGACGTGACCGGGGTGCACCTGGCGCTGGCCCGCAACCCGCAGACCTACCGCACCGGGGCGCGCGGCTGCTGCACCCTGGAGGACTCCCGGGACGCCCGCCGCGCCGCCGACGTGATCGGCATCCCGTTCTACGTCTGGGACATGGCCGAGCGGTTCCACGCCGACGTGGTGGACGACTTCGTCGCCGAGTACGCGGCCGGCCGTACCCCGAATCCCTGCCTCCGCTGCAACGAGAAGATCAAGTTCGCGGCGGTGCTGGACCGGGCGGTGGCCCTGGGCTTCGACGCCGTGGTCACCGGCCACCACGCCCGGCTCGGCCCCGACGGCCTGCTGCGCCGCAGCGTCGACCAGGCCAAGGACCAGTCGTACGTGCTGGCGGTGCTGACCCGCGCGCAGCTCGACCGGTCGATCTTCCCGCTCGGCGACGCCACCAAGGCCGAGGTCCGCGACGAGGCGGCCCGGCGTGGGCTGGCCGTGGCGGACAAGCCCGACTCGCACGACATCTGCTTCATCGCCGACGGCGACACCCGCGGCTTCCTCGCCGGGCGGCTGGGTGAGGCCCCCGGCGACGTGGTCGACGCGTCGACCGGCGCGGTCGTCGGCAGCCACACCGGCGCCTACCAGTACACCGTGGGGCAGCGGCGCGGCCTGCGCCTGGACCGGCCCGCCCCGGACGGCCGCCCCCGCTACGTGCTCTCCATCACCCCGAAGACCAACACGGTGACCGTCGGCCCCGCCGAGGCGCTGGAGGTCTCGCAGGTACGGGCCACCCGCCCGGTCTGGACCGGCGGCGAGCGGCCCACCGCCCCGATCGAGTGCGAGGTGCAGTTGCGCGCGCACGGCGACGTGGTCCCGGCCATCGTGACGCTGGACGGCGACACCCTCCACGCCGAGCTGCGTCGACCGGTGCGCGGGGTCGCCGCCGGACAGGCGATCGTGGCGTACCGGCCGGATCCGGCGGGCGACGTGGTGCTCGGGTCCGCCACCATCACCGGCTGACCCCGGGGGCCGCCCGACCCGTGTCCGTACCCTCCCGGGGCGAGCCGCAGCGCGGCACCAGGGTCCGGCGCCGCTCCTGTCCGACGACGCGTGGCTGACCGCCCGGCCCTCGGCGACGGATCCGACGACCCGTGTCGCTCCGGCGGCCTGTCCGGTGGCGTCGGGTGTGGGCCGCTCGCGCCGCCCGGTCCGGGGCAGCGGATACCCTTCGGCCGTGACTGAACAGTCCTGGCCATGGCCCCCGGGGGCCGCCACCGGCATCGGCTCGCTGCCCGGCACCGACGTCGCCGAGGCGCAGCGGATCGTCCTCGGCGAGCTGCCCGCCCTTCCCCACCTGCCGGAACTACCGGCGCGCGGTCCCGGCGCCGACCTGATCGGGCGGACCGGTGGGCTGCTGGTCGAGCTGCCGGTCGAGCTTTACGCGGCCCGCTGGCGGATCGCGCCCCGCCCCGGGCGGGACCTGCGCCGGGCACGCGACCTGATGGAACGCGACCTGGACCAGCTCGCCGAGCAGGCCGAGACGTACGCCGGGCCGGTGAAGATCCAGGCCGGCGGGCCGTTCACCCTGGCCGCGGCGCTGGAGCTGCCGATCGGCGGCCGGATGCTGCGCGACCCGGGCGCGGTGCGGGACCTGGCCGGTTCGCTGGCCGAGGGACTGCGGGCGCACGTCGCGGCGGTGAGCCGTCGGCTGCCCCGCGCCTCGGTGCTGCTCCAACTGGACGAGCCCTCCCTGCCGGCGGTGCTCGCCGGCCGGGTGCCCACCGAGAGCGGCTTCGGCACCCACCGGGCGGTGCAGCCCGAGGTCGCCCGGAGCCTGCTGCGCCAGGTGATCGACGCGGCCGGGGCGCCGACCGTGGTGCACTGCTGCGCCCCGGAGGTGCCGCTGGAGCTGATCCGCTCGGCCGGAGCGGTCGGGGTGGCGCTGGACCTCGCCCTGGTCAAGGAACTGGACCCGCTCGGCGAGGCGATCGACGCCGGGCTCGGGCTGCTGGCCGGGGCCGCGCCCACGCCGGCCCCGCCGGCCGGCCGCGCGCCGACCTCGGCCGAGGTCGCCGACCGGGTACGCACCCTCTGGGACCGCCTCGGGTTCCCCCGCCGCCGGCTCGCCGAGCAGGTGGTGGTCACCCCGGCCTGCGGGCTCGCCGGAGCCACCCCGGCGTACGCGCGAGCGGTCCTCGCCGCCTGCCGGGACGCCGGCCGGCGGTTGGCGGAGGACTGAGGTTTTCCGTCGTACCGGCGGGGCAGGATGACCGGCATGATTGGACAGTTGCGTTCGACGGTGATCGACTGCCCGGATCCGCGCGCCCTGGCCGCCTTCTACGCCGAGCTGCTCGGGCTGCCGCTGGTCGAGGAGCAGTCCGACGGCGACGGGTGGGTGGTGCTCGGCGGTCCGCCCGGCCACCAGCCGCGGCTCGCCTTCCAGAAGGCCCCCGACCTGCGACCGCCGGCCTGGCCGGATCCGGACCGGCCGCAGCAGTTCCACCTCGACGTCACCGTCGACGACGTCGAGGCCGCGGAACGGGCGGTGCTCGCCCTGGGCGCGCGCCGGCTGCCCGGCGAGGGCAAGGGCTTCCGGGTGTACGCCGACCCGGCCGGCCACCCGTTCTGCCTCTGCTGGGACTGACCCGCCGGCCCGGTGCCACCGGCTCCGGCGGGCTTCCTCGGTCGGGCCCGGCGGGTGCGGCCGGTGCGCCGGTCACGAGGTTGCCGGTCGGGTGCGGCGGTCACCGGGTTGCGGGCGGCCGGCATGATCACGGGCGTGATCGACTCCTCGCTCCGCCGTGCCTCCGGCTCGCTCTTCGGCCTCGCCTACGGTGACGCCCTCGGCAAGCCGACCGAGTTCCTGACCGTCGCCGAGATCCACCGCCGGTACGGCCCGACCGGCCCGCGTGAGCTGGCGGGCGACCCGGCGCTGGTCACCGACGACACGCAGATGGCCCTGGCGGTGGCGTGGGCGCTGCACGACGCGGACGCCCACACGCCGGAGGCGGTCGAGTCGCTGCTGCGGCAGCGCTTCCTCGACTGGGCGGTCAGCCCGGACAACAACCGCGCCCCGGGCACGACCTGCCTGCGCGCCTGCGCCGAGCTGAGCCGAGGGCTGCCCTGGCAGCAGGCCACCGTGGCCGGCTCGAAGGGCTGCGGCGCGAACATGCGGGTCACTCCGGTCGGGCTGCTCGACGTCGACCTGGACACCCTGGCCGGGCTGGCGCAGCTCCAGGCCGGCCTGACCCACGGCCACCCGACCGGGCTGGCGGCCAGCGAGCTGACCGCGTACGCGGTGCGGCTGCTGTGCGACGGGGCGGGCCTGGCGGAGCTGCCCGCGCTGCTCACCGCGCGGGCCCGGGAGCAGCGCCGGGTCTACCGGGGCGACTGGCTCGGTGACCTGTGGCAGCGCCCCGGGATCGACTCCCCGGCGGAGTTCATCGCCCGGGGCTGGGACGAGTGCCTGCACGCGCTGCGCCGGCTCGACCTCGCGCTCGGCCGCCCCGACGACGGCGACGACCCCTGCCGGCACACCGGTGAGGGCTGGATCGCCGAGGAGGCGCTGGCCACGGCGCTGCTCTGCGCCCTCTGGCATCCGGACGACCCGGTCACCGCGATCGCCCGGGGCGCCACCACCGCCGGCGACTCCGACTCGATCGCCGCCCTGGCCGGCGCCTTCGTCGGGGCCGCCCACGGCACGGCGGCCTGGCCGACCGACTGGCCCACCCGCATCGAGTACGCCGACCAGCTCACCGCCCTCGGCGCGGCCTGGGACTGAGCCCGGGCGGGACCGTGCGGGCGCCGGCCGGTCGGCGCAGCGGGTCTGCGGCAGGCGGCGCGCCGAAGGCCCGCACGGTCAGGCCGGGCTGCGCCGGCCGTGCAGTCGCCGTACCTGCCGCCACAGCTCCGGGTCGCAGGAGCCGGCGCGGCGGGAGAAGTCGTCGAGCGGCACGGACAGGGGCTCGGCGAGGTCGAGCCAGCTGTCGTGGTCGGCGTCCGGGTCCCAGTCGCCGGTGGGGATGCGGACGTGGTCGTCCCGGCCGCTCTTGTCCTGACTGGTGATCTTGAGCACCTCGGCGCTCCGGTCGTCGGCCCGCAGCACCAGGCAGGGGCGCACCTTCGAGCCGCTGCCGTCGGCGTACGGGACGTCGGCCCACCAGATCTCGCCCGGCCTGGGCGTACCGGTGGGGGTGCGCGGTCGGGGCGGCGCGGTCGGGCGGGCCCGGTCCCGCGGCGGGGTGCCCCGCTGCGGCCTGGCCCGGTCGCCGCCGCCGTCGGACGGGCGACCGCCCCGGCGTCGCCATTCGTTCCAGGCCCACCCGGCGACCACGGCCAGGACGACCAGCAGCGCCCACCACACCCACTCCGGCATCCGTACCCCTGCCTCTCCCCGGGCGGCGCACCGGGCCGCCGACGTGCGGCGATCGTCGCACGGACGGCGGGCGCCCGCCCGTCGGGCGCGGCGGGGGAGGCACGGGATTGTCCGACCGGCCCGTTACCGTGCTCCGGTAGCGTGATCACGGGGAGGTTCCAGGGTGTCCGGAGGCGGCGAAGTGTCGGAAGAAGAGATCTCCCCGCAGGTCAGCGCCGCGCAGGAGGCGGCGGCCGGCGGCGAACCCACCCCCGAGGTGCGGGAGCGGCACGCCACGCTGAGCCAGGAGCTCACCGAACACCAGTACCGCTACTACGTCCTCGACGCGCCGACCGTCTCCGACGCCGAGTTCGACCGGCAGCTGCGCGAGCTGGAGGCGTTGGAGGCGGAGTACCCGGCGCTGCGCACGCCCGACTCGCCGACCCAGCGCGTCGGCGGCACCTTCTCCACCGACTTCACCCCGGTGGACCACGCCGAGCGGATGCTCTCGCTGGACAACGCCTTCGCCGACGAGGAGCTGGCGGCCTGGGCCGAGCGGGTCGAGCGGGACGCCGGCGGCCCGGTGCCCTACCTCTGCGAACTCAAGGTCGACGGGCTCGCCATCAACCTCACCTACGAGAAGGGGCGGCTGGTCCGAGCGGCCACCCGGGGCGACGGGCGCACCGGCGAGGACGTCACCGCCAACGTGCGCGCCATCCGGGACGTGCCCGCCCGGCTGACCCCGTCGGCCGAGTTCGGCGCGCTGCCCGAGCTGCTGGAGGTGCGGGGCGAGATCTACTTCCCGGTGGCCGGCTTCGCCGACCTCAACGCCGGCCTGGTCGAGCAGGGCAAGGCGCCGTTCGCCAACCCGCGCAACGCCGCCGCCGGCAGCCTGCGCCAGAAGGACCCGCGGATCACCGCGTCCCGGCCGCTGCGCCTGGTGGTGCACGGCATCGGCGCCCGCCGGGGCTTCCAGCCGACCGCGCAGTCCGAGTCGTACGCGGCGCTCAAGGCGTGGGGGCTGCCCACCAGCGACCGCTGGCGGGTGGTGCCCGACCTGGCCGGCGTCGCCGAGTACATCGCCCACTACGCGACCCACCGGCACGACGTCGAGCACGAGATCGACGGGGTGGTGGTCAAGGTCGACCCGGTCTCCATCCAGGGCCGGCTCGGCTCCACCAGCCGGGCGCCCCGCTGGGCGATCGCCTTCAAGTACCCGCCGGAGGAGGTCAACACCACCCTGCTCGACATCGAGGTGGAGGTGGGGCGGACCGGCCGGGTCACGCCGCGCGCCGTGCTCCAGCCGGTGAAGGTGGCCGGCTCCACCGTCGCGTACGCCACCCTGCACAACGCCCGCGAGGTGGAGCGCAAGGGGGTGCTGATCGGCGACACGGTGGTGCTGCGCAAGGCCGGCGACGTGATCCCCGAGGTGCTCGGCCCGGTGGTCGAGCTGCGGCCCGCCGACGCCCGCCCGTTCGTCATGCCGACGACCTGCCCGTCCTGCGGCACGCCGCTCGCCCCGGCCAAGGAGAGCGACGTCGACATCCGCTGCCCCAACACCCGCAGCTGCCCGGCGCAGCTGCGCGAGCGGGTCTTCCACCTGGCCGGCCGGGGCGCCTTCGACATCGAGGTGCTCGGCTACAAGGGCGCGGCGGCGCTGCTCGACGCGCAGATCATCACCGACGAGGG
This genomic interval from Micromonospora coxensis contains the following:
- a CDS encoding uroporphyrinogen decarboxylase/cobalamine-independent methonine synthase family protein produces the protein MTEQSWPWPPGAATGIGSLPGTDVAEAQRIVLGELPALPHLPELPARGPGADLIGRTGGLLVELPVELYAARWRIAPRPGRDLRRARDLMERDLDQLAEQAETYAGPVKIQAGGPFTLAAALELPIGGRMLRDPGAVRDLAGSLAEGLRAHVAAVSRRLPRASVLLQLDEPSLPAVLAGRVPTESGFGTHRAVQPEVARSLLRQVIDAAGAPTVVHCCAPEVPLELIRSAGAVGVALDLALVKELDPLGEAIDAGLGLLAGAAPTPAPPAGRAPTSAEVADRVRTLWDRLGFPRRRLAEQVVVTPACGLAGATPAYARAVLAACRDAGRRLAED
- a CDS encoding type II toxin-antitoxin system PemK/MazF family toxin — its product is MPEWVWWALLVVLAVVAGWAWNEWRRRGGRPSDGGGDRARPQRGTPPRDRARPTAPPRPRTPTGTPRPGEIWWADVPYADGSGSKVRPCLVLRADDRSAEVLKITSQDKSGRDDHVRIPTGDWDPDADHDSWLDLAEPLSVPLDDFSRRAGSCDPELWRQVRRLHGRRSPA
- a CDS encoding class F sortase is translated as MTVRHRGALAAVAAGVAALTVAGVVACGSQPAEDVGAEEAAALAGSATPTPAGTSSSVPVTAGELPTGEQSVPPVRLVIPSIDVTATVDPVGVNPRTDEFEVPPSVDRIGWYRYGPGLEATAGSVVIAGHVDSADQGKGAFFRLRELGRDDTVTVTGTDGRQRAYRVVARQEYDKSKIPLERYFARDGKLRLTLITCGGPFDAKTRSYRDNIVVTAVPA
- a CDS encoding RNA polymerase sigma factor, translated to MTAVRQEPDPPPQDDLAQRFRTGDETALREAYDRYGRAVLHLATSTLANRSDAEDVTQATFVAAWLGRETFDPTKGSLIGWLLGIGRRKVIDRLRASARETRVVETVRQLPEPVATGPDPDTVVDRLVVADELARLPDDQRRMLELAFYDDLTHQQISTMTGVPLGTVKSHIRRGMASLKRRWEVDGAAPGPRPAGLSGAR
- a CDS encoding cysteine desulfurase family protein, translating into MAYLDHAATTPMLDEALEAYVATAREVGNASSLHAAGRRARRRVEESRERVAAALGARPSEVVFTGGGTESDNLAVKGIFWARRGAAPARARVVSSAVEHHAVLDAVDWLAAHEGAEVGWLPVDAAGRLDPERLRAELAGHADRVALVTAMWANNEVGTVQPVAALAAVAAEHGVPFHTDAIQAVGQVPVDFAASGVSALTVTGHKLGGPAGVGALLLARDVAATPLLHGGGQERDVRSGTLDTAGVVAFAVAVEAAVKGQQEYAARVAALRDDLVRRVREAVPEVVYNGDPTDRLPGNAHFSFPGCEGDALLLLLDAQGIACSTGSACSAGVAQPSHVLIAMGADHDRARSSLRFTLGHTSTPAEVDALIAALPAAVERARRAAALRSPR
- the mnmA gene encoding tRNA 2-thiouridine(34) synthase MnmA — encoded protein: MRVLAAMSGGVDSAVAAARAVAAGHDVTGVHLALARNPQTYRTGARGCCTLEDSRDARRAADVIGIPFYVWDMAERFHADVVDDFVAEYAAGRTPNPCLRCNEKIKFAAVLDRAVALGFDAVVTGHHARLGPDGLLRRSVDQAKDQSYVLAVLTRAQLDRSIFPLGDATKAEVRDEAARRGLAVADKPDSHDICFIADGDTRGFLAGRLGEAPGDVVDASTGAVVGSHTGAYQYTVGQRRGLRLDRPAPDGRPRYVLSITPKTNTVTVGPAEALEVSQVRATRPVWTGGERPTAPIECEVQLRAHGDVVPAIVTLDGDTLHAELRRPVRGVAAGQAIVAYRPDPAGDVVLGSATITG
- a CDS encoding DUF4397 domain-containing protein, with the protein product MQLSNFRRVAAGGAVAALTFAGVGALTATPAFAASSKVSVVHGIPDTPVDVYVNGKKTLDNFKPGDVAGPLTLEEGAYDIALTKPGEALDKAILSVDDAAVPGGANISIAAHLDASGQPKITPFANDVAKVGAGKARLIVRHTAAAPAVDVRAGGSPVFEDLTNPNEAKADVDAGTVKADVVLAGTETVAIGPADLTLKEGTATIVYAIGSAEGKTLDLVAQTVTGLHSAPGGVPSGSGGQAGTGVDTWWYVLAGAGALLLVGGGTRVATARAGRR
- a CDS encoding VOC family protein, with the translated sequence MIGQLRSTVIDCPDPRALAAFYAELLGLPLVEEQSDGDGWVVLGGPPGHQPRLAFQKAPDLRPPAWPDPDRPQQFHLDVTVDDVEAAERAVLALGARRLPGEGKGFRVYADPAGHPFCLCWD
- the ligA gene encoding NAD-dependent DNA ligase LigA, yielding MSEEEISPQVSAAQEAAAGGEPTPEVRERHATLSQELTEHQYRYYVLDAPTVSDAEFDRQLRELEALEAEYPALRTPDSPTQRVGGTFSTDFTPVDHAERMLSLDNAFADEELAAWAERVERDAGGPVPYLCELKVDGLAINLTYEKGRLVRAATRGDGRTGEDVTANVRAIRDVPARLTPSAEFGALPELLEVRGEIYFPVAGFADLNAGLVEQGKAPFANPRNAAAGSLRQKDPRITASRPLRLVVHGIGARRGFQPTAQSESYAALKAWGLPTSDRWRVVPDLAGVAEYIAHYATHRHDVEHEIDGVVVKVDPVSIQGRLGSTSRAPRWAIAFKYPPEEVNTTLLDIEVEVGRTGRVTPRAVLQPVKVAGSTVAYATLHNAREVERKGVLIGDTVVLRKAGDVIPEVLGPVVELRPADARPFVMPTTCPSCGTPLAPAKESDVDIRCPNTRSCPAQLRERVFHLAGRGAFDIEVLGYKGAAALLDAQIITDEGDLFSLDAEQLARSPFFVNKDGTLGSNATKLLDNLAVAKERDLWRVLVALSIRHVGPTAAQALARHFRSVEAIEAASEEELSSVDGVGPTIAASIKEWFAVDWHRELVRKWAEAGVRMAEEAVDEGPRPLEGVTVVVTGTLAGFSRDQAAEAIQSRGGKVSGSVSKKTGFVVVGDNPGSKADKAASLKVPVLDEDGFRVLLDQGPDAAREVARVEE
- a CDS encoding ADP-ribosylglycohydrolase family protein, which gives rise to MITGVIDSSLRRASGSLFGLAYGDALGKPTEFLTVAEIHRRYGPTGPRELAGDPALVTDDTQMALAVAWALHDADAHTPEAVESLLRQRFLDWAVSPDNNRAPGTTCLRACAELSRGLPWQQATVAGSKGCGANMRVTPVGLLDVDLDTLAGLAQLQAGLTHGHPTGLAASELTAYAVRLLCDGAGLAELPALLTARAREQRRVYRGDWLGDLWQRPGIDSPAEFIARGWDECLHALRRLDLALGRPDDGDDPCRHTGEGWIAEEALATALLCALWHPDDPVTAIARGATTAGDSDSIAALAGAFVGAAHGTAAWPTDWPTRIEYADQLTALGAAWD